A stretch of the Sulfolobus acidocaldarius SUSAZ genome encodes the following:
- a CDS encoding amidohydrolase, which translates to MDILIKGGQVFNGKDFIGKANVYIKYGKIVEVSKEVKEAKEEIDARDMFVMPGLIDAHIHLSGIKGGSLMKTMFERPEYRVLRASKWLEKLLLAGFTTVRDCGEYVSLALKRAVQEGTIKGSNIIAAGRPVTQTFGHGEISHDIPLEFSHKVGFSEFCDGTESCIHAARKILRDGSDFIKVFATGGVLSQRDKPENPQLSYDEIKAIVNEAHKVGTYVAAHAHGDAGAKIAVEAGVKTIEHGTLLKDDTLKLMVNKGVSLTPTLTIQEVIYRYGKQIGVDEWGLQKIFEVRERVADVVKKAKDYGVLMISGTDLGFETGLWDIDMGKNWYELVLLVERGGLTPKEALTTATYNSSIALGINSGFIDIGKEGDLVVIDGNPLENIYDIAKVTHVLKAGRVEVRNGKLESK; encoded by the coding sequence ATGGATATATTAATTAAGGGAGGACAAGTATTTAATGGGAAGGACTTTATAGGAAAAGCTAATGTGTACATCAAATATGGTAAAATAGTAGAAGTATCAAAGGAAGTGAAAGAGGCAAAGGAGGAAATCGACGCCAGAGACATGTTCGTAATGCCCGGATTAATCGATGCTCATATCCATCTATCGGGAATCAAAGGAGGTAGCCTAATGAAGACAATGTTTGAAAGACCTGAATATAGGGTACTTAGAGCATCAAAATGGCTCGAGAAATTACTGTTAGCAGGTTTTACCACGGTCAGGGACTGTGGTGAATATGTTTCTCTTGCCCTTAAAAGAGCTGTCCAGGAAGGAACCATAAAGGGTTCAAATATTATAGCTGCAGGTAGACCAGTTACACAGACTTTTGGACACGGTGAAATAAGTCACGATATTCCCCTTGAGTTCTCCCATAAGGTGGGTTTCTCTGAGTTCTGTGATGGTACTGAATCATGTATACATGCAGCTAGGAAAATCCTCAGGGACGGAAGTGACTTCATAAAGGTATTTGCAACTGGAGGTGTACTATCTCAAAGAGATAAACCTGAAAATCCTCAATTAAGTTACGATGAAATTAAGGCTATAGTAAACGAGGCTCATAAGGTTGGTACATACGTGGCTGCACATGCACATGGTGATGCGGGAGCTAAAATCGCAGTTGAAGCAGGTGTAAAAACCATTGAGCACGGTACCTTACTCAAGGACGATACATTAAAACTAATGGTGAATAAGGGAGTAAGCCTAACCCCCACCCTAACAATTCAGGAAGTTATTTACAGATATGGAAAGCAAATTGGTGTAGATGAATGGGGATTGCAGAAGATTTTCGAGGTGAGGGAGAGGGTCGCTGATGTAGTTAAAAAAGCAAAGGACTACGGAGTGTTAATGATCAGTGGTACTGATCTTGGCTTTGAGACAGGTCTATGGGATATCGATATGGGGAAAAATTGGTATGAATTGGTTTTGTTAGTTGAGAGGGGAGGTTTGACACCTAAAGAAGCCCTTACAACGGCTACATATAATAGTTCTATAGCTCTAGGGATCAACTCAGGGTTTATCGATATCGGAAAAGAAGGTGACCTAGTGGTTATAGATGGAAACCCCTTAGAAAACATTTATGACATAGCTAAAGTCACTCACGTATTAAAAGCAGGGAGAGTTGAAGTACGAAACGGTAAGTTAGAGTCTAAATAA
- a CDS encoding aspartate aminotransferase, with product MYPEFCLERWQSLRDWRAKYVLSESGVEPLNLKDFELVDIKLEYGHTKGQIRLRELISNMYSTSSDNVIITNGGAEANYITILSVIKPGDHVLVEMPNYMQIPGLLKGLNAKIDYFWLREENGFRIDIEEINEKVTRGTKAIVITNPNNPTGMALSESEIKAIAEIAEDNKTWIIADEVYRGSEHEGNVRPSFIDVYDKTISTNSMSKVYGLPGIRVGWVVGNREIVDKMWSVKDYTSISPSVISQEIALSALMNKEKLQARSRDIAKRNMRLFEEVIRDVDMKWIRPNATVLAFPKTPLKDTYKFSEELFEKYSVLVNPGECFEMPGYLRIGLGSENTTYLREALTLFIKYLQEHVEKGT from the coding sequence ATGTATCCTGAGTTTTGCCTAGAAAGATGGCAATCTCTGAGGGACTGGAGAGCTAAGTATGTTCTGTCTGAAAGTGGAGTTGAACCTTTGAACTTGAAGGACTTTGAGTTAGTTGATATTAAACTGGAGTATGGACATACTAAAGGGCAAATAAGACTCAGAGAACTGATCAGTAACATGTATTCTACAAGTAGCGATAACGTGATTATAACCAATGGTGGAGCAGAGGCTAACTACATTACAATTTTATCTGTGATTAAACCTGGTGATCATGTTTTAGTGGAGATGCCAAACTACATGCAAATACCTGGACTACTGAAGGGTTTAAACGCTAAAATTGATTACTTTTGGCTTAGAGAGGAAAACGGTTTCAGAATTGATATAGAGGAAATTAATGAGAAGGTGACTAGAGGCACTAAAGCCATAGTGATAACAAATCCAAATAATCCCACAGGGATGGCTCTGTCAGAGAGTGAAATTAAGGCTATAGCTGAAATAGCAGAGGACAACAAAACTTGGATTATAGCAGATGAGGTTTACAGAGGGTCAGAGCATGAAGGCAATGTAAGACCTAGCTTTATTGATGTGTATGATAAGACAATTAGTACGAATAGTATGTCGAAAGTTTATGGTTTGCCTGGAATAAGGGTCGGATGGGTAGTCGGGAACAGGGAAATAGTTGATAAGATGTGGAGTGTAAAGGACTATACTTCGATCTCACCCTCAGTAATAAGCCAGGAGATTGCTCTTAGTGCATTGATGAACAAGGAAAAGCTTCAGGCAAGAAGTAGGGACATTGCGAAAAGGAATATGAGACTGTTTGAAGAGGTGATAAGGGATGTTGATATGAAATGGATAAGACCCAATGCCACTGTACTTGCCTTTCCGAAAACTCCCTTGAAGGACACGTATAAGTTCAGTGAGGAATTATTTGAAAAATACAGTGTATTAGTTAATCCTGGTGAGTGTTTCGAAATGCCTGGGTATTTGAGGATAGGTTTAGGATCTGAGAACACCACATATTTAAGGGAGGCTCTCACATTGTTCATAAAATATCTGCAAGAGCATGTAGAGAAAGGGACTTAA
- a CDS encoding potassium transporter TrkA yields the protein MNSIQIYLILATFLVSIGLLISKKVRFDIVGIVSLVVLILIGGISVNQALINLANPAVVVLGSLMVISKTLEKSGFLESFGELISSRLKNKYVIFGTLLVITALSSGFMSDVALTAVLIPVFFYVSKRFNDSPSKYLIPLSFTAILGGRYTIIGTTPNLILDQLWFEKEGKFLPLFQFAPIGLIVVAVGLLAMVIIVRILPSNLTRVGNVEDFKISNYLVEAKVEDGDLIGKSVKYLEKLGVKILDIYPRRISFGPRTILKGDLLLLQVSPDKLSVLTSIQGLKLAPSSEEVKGEDLYELLIPSGSEVVGKTLADLELDFVYGVKVLGISGKFIRGKLSRVTLTPGVILLVQGKEERITKMMNNLGLVPLYKRSVKIFNVKRGVLALSSLGLSIALSLLGINIAEAFLVGLIPVAVMEYREIYRNIEWSILVFVGTYISMGDTLASTGLLTHIPLIGNPIILFFITALVANFVSNTAAAVILGPVALTMSNPLLALTIVAMGSSCTFITPFSHQANLLVSEAGGYRVKDFLLAGSIMLVIVGLVTLLFLGQI from the coding sequence ATGAATTCAATTCAGATATATCTTATCCTAGCTACATTCTTGGTCTCAATAGGCTTACTGATAAGTAAGAAAGTGAGATTTGACATAGTAGGTATAGTATCGTTAGTTGTCCTCATCTTGATAGGTGGAATTTCAGTAAACCAAGCCTTAATAAACCTTGCTAACCCAGCTGTGGTAGTCTTAGGTAGTTTAATGGTGATAAGTAAGACTCTTGAGAAGTCAGGCTTTTTAGAGAGTTTTGGAGAGCTTATTTCATCTAGGTTAAAAAATAAGTATGTAATATTTGGGACTCTTTTAGTCATCACTGCTCTTTCATCAGGTTTCATGAGTGATGTTGCCCTTACTGCAGTGCTTATACCAGTATTCTTTTATGTATCTAAGAGATTTAATGATAGTCCATCAAAATATCTCATACCATTGTCCTTTACAGCTATCTTAGGCGGAAGATACACTATTATAGGTACGACACCTAATTTAATACTAGACCAATTATGGTTTGAGAAAGAAGGGAAATTCCTCCCTCTGTTTCAGTTTGCACCAATCGGGCTAATAGTGGTTGCAGTAGGTCTTTTGGCAATGGTCATAATTGTACGTATTTTACCATCAAACTTAACTAGGGTGGGAAATGTTGAGGATTTCAAGATTTCCAACTACTTAGTAGAAGCCAAAGTGGAAGATGGCGATTTAATCGGAAAGTCAGTAAAGTACCTAGAAAAACTTGGGGTGAAGATATTAGACATTTACCCAAGGAGGATAAGTTTTGGTCCAAGAACAATACTTAAGGGAGACCTGTTATTGTTACAGGTTAGCCCAGATAAGTTGTCTGTTCTTACATCCATACAAGGACTTAAACTGGCACCGTCGTCTGAGGAGGTCAAAGGGGAAGACTTATATGAGCTGCTGATCCCATCAGGATCAGAGGTAGTCGGGAAGACTTTAGCAGACCTAGAGCTGGATTTCGTCTACGGAGTTAAAGTTCTTGGAATATCGGGAAAGTTCATTAGGGGGAAACTAAGTAGGGTAACTCTAACCCCAGGAGTCATATTACTGGTTCAGGGAAAGGAAGAGAGGATAACAAAAATGATGAATAATTTAGGGCTCGTCCCACTCTACAAGAGGAGTGTTAAAATATTTAATGTGAAAAGAGGAGTGCTTGCTCTGTCTTCACTTGGTCTATCCATTGCACTATCGTTATTGGGAATTAACATAGCAGAGGCGTTTTTGGTAGGCTTAATTCCTGTTGCCGTAATGGAGTACAGAGAGATTTACAGGAATATAGAATGGTCTATTCTTGTTTTTGTTGGTACTTATATTTCCATGGGTGATACCCTTGCGTCAACTGGGTTATTAACACATATACCACTCATAGGGAACCCAATAATATTATTCTTCATAACAGCCTTAGTAGCTAACTTTGTTAGTAACACTGCAGCAGCAGTTATCTTGGGACCAGTTGCACTAACTATGAGTAATCCGTTATTAGCTTTAACAATTGTAGCCATGGGAAGTTCATGTACATTTATAACCCCGTTCAGTCATCAAGCTAATCTTTTAGTTAGCGAAGCCGGAGGTTATAGAGTGAAGGATTTCCTGTTGGCAGGTTCTATAATGCTGGTCATTGTAGGATTAGTCACATTGCTCTTTCTTGGGCAAATTTGA
- a CDS encoding sodium:proton antiporter yields the protein MNTLEITLLDLGIMLILSKIAEQVFSRLGLIPFVGSIFVGIVLGEGVTNLIQVNTIISFISSLGIVFLLFLAGAEEINTEYKISNKLLFTTIIQIILPFLLIFLILHEVLNIPDYLVLIVPLIMTSAGPLTRLLIDLGISRNEVGANLFYQATLVEIISVILFSIFSQFNKNLLLVTLEIVLIFLLILILGPFITRVLEKIEGYIKVREVEFASIISLVLIIGFLAEFFNFNSAIAALFLGFLLRDYFKDRPDLLEKLHGFTYGFFEPLFFVSIGLFFVKINLQILVVGFILFLSVLVSKFLAGLISGKIMRNDPITNGLGTSTKGGVDVSLLISALTAGIITPIEYSYTTLAISLASLAIPLLFKLRTGYRVSHGERVKLNTKLSSLTNVTSTVFVSCDNTLREAILKINEKGVRALVVVDEEMRVVGLITVKTLLEISPDDYDNLRVCQVYLDDAEIIDEDYKVSDALRKFRESETPVIAVVDKRRKLKGTVYERELLRFLMG from the coding sequence ATGAACACCCTTGAAATCACACTTTTAGACCTCGGCATTATGTTGATTTTATCAAAGATCGCTGAGCAAGTATTTTCTAGGCTAGGCTTAATCCCTTTTGTGGGGTCCATATTCGTAGGAATTGTTCTAGGTGAAGGGGTCACCAACTTAATCCAGGTAAACACAATAATCTCGTTTATATCATCTCTAGGTATAGTATTTCTACTCTTTCTAGCAGGTGCTGAAGAAATAAACACAGAGTATAAGATTAGTAATAAACTGCTCTTTACTACTATTATTCAAATTATCTTGCCCTTCCTTCTCATATTTCTTATTTTACATGAGGTTCTTAATATACCGGATTACTTAGTACTCATAGTCCCTCTAATTATGACCAGTGCAGGTCCTTTAACTAGACTACTGATTGACTTAGGGATAAGTAGAAATGAAGTTGGAGCAAACCTGTTCTATCAAGCAACGTTAGTAGAAATTATCTCCGTGATTTTATTCTCGATATTTTCACAGTTCAACAAAAATTTGCTCCTAGTAACATTGGAGATAGTATTAATCTTCCTCTTGATACTCATCTTAGGTCCCTTTATAACAAGGGTACTGGAGAAAATTGAAGGTTACATAAAAGTTAGAGAAGTAGAATTTGCAAGTATAATTTCACTTGTGCTTATAATTGGTTTCTTGGCTGAGTTCTTCAACTTCAACTCTGCCATAGCTGCACTATTTCTTGGTTTCCTACTGAGAGACTATTTTAAGGATAGACCGGACCTCCTAGAGAAGCTACATGGGTTTACTTATGGCTTTTTTGAGCCTCTATTTTTCGTCAGTATAGGTTTATTCTTTGTCAAAATTAACCTTCAAATACTTGTTGTGGGTTTCATCCTCTTCTTATCTGTCTTGGTATCAAAGTTTCTTGCAGGTTTAATTTCTGGTAAAATAATGAGAAATGATCCAATTACAAATGGTCTAGGGACATCAACTAAGGGAGGAGTTGACGTTTCATTACTAATTAGTGCGTTGACTGCTGGTATAATTACCCCAATTGAGTATTCTTACACAACTCTAGCAATATCTCTCGCCTCATTAGCTATTCCGTTGTTGTTCAAGCTAAGGACAGGCTATAGGGTAAGTCATGGAGAGCGGGTAAAGCTTAATACTAAACTATCCTCCCTAACGAATGTTACATCAACAGTTTTCGTTAGTTGTGATAACACTTTGAGAGAGGCAATATTAAAGATTAATGAGAAGGGTGTCAGAGCACTAGTTGTTGTGGATGAAGAGATGAGAGTAGTAGGTTTAATAACTGTAAAGACTTTGCTTGAAATAAGTCCAGACGATTACGATAATTTGAGAGTTTGTCAGGTTTATCTTGATGATGCTGAAATAATTGATGAGGACTATAAAGTGTCTGACGCATTGAGAAAATTTAGGGAATCAGAGACGCCAGTGATAGCTGTAGTAGATAAGAGAAGAAAATTGAAAGGAACAGTTTATGAAAGAGAGTTGTTGAGGTTTCTAATGGGCTGA